In Nicotiana tabacum cultivar K326 chromosome 17, ASM71507v2, whole genome shotgun sequence, one DNA window encodes the following:
- the LOC107774805 gene encoding serine/threonine-protein kinase D6PK-like has product MNNRGEANNSIDTEPTSLKVSFQDLSISNTNSTSIDFCSTSFTLSENNSIGSKLSSDGGFEGKKMESLNVELEKAVEYVDSENTSFSSVSYCNSADPNEASFRGICASKPHKGNDIRWDAIQCVKGKNGELGLAHFRLLKKLGFGDIGSVYLAELRGMGCLFAMKVMDKGMLAGRKKVMRAQTEREILGLLDHPFLPTLYSHFETEKFSCLLMEFCSGGDLHLLRQRQPGKHFTEQAARFYVSEVLLALEYLHMMGVVYRDLKPENVLVREDGHIMLSDFDLSLRCCVSPTLLRSSDEPSCAISSYCIQPSCIDPACKLPVCVEPSCFQPSCFKPRLLNQKTTKTRGDRTPVVSAGSLPVLVAEPTAARSMSFVGTHEYLAPEIIRGDGHGSAVDWWTFGIFLYELLHGKTPFKGNGNRETLFNVVGQPLKFPEGSTVSFAAKDLIRGLLMKDPQKRLGFKRGATEIKQHPFFESVNWALIRSTHPPEIPKPVDLTFFKQSCKSSSYANEKAASDSDRSSGPYLDFEFF; this is encoded by the exons ATGAATAATAGAGGAGAAGCCAATAATAGCATAGACACTGAGCCCACTTCTCTCAAGGTCAGTTTCCAAGACCTTAGTATTAGCAATACTAACAGTACTAGCATTGATTTTTGTAGTACTAGCTTTACCCTATCTGAGAATAATAGCATAGGCAGTAAACTGAGTTCTGATGGTGGTTTTGAAGGGAAAAAAATGGAATCTTTGAATGTTGAATTGGAAAAGGCTGTTGAATATGTTGACAGTGAAAATACCAGTTTTAGTTCAGTTAGTTATTGCAACAGTGCTGACCCAAATGAGGCTAGTTTCAGGGGCATTTGTGCATCAAAACCTCACAAGGGTAACGATATTCGGTGGGATGCAATACAATGCGTCAAAGGGAAAAATGGAGAGTTGGGCTTGGCCCATTTTAGGCTTTTGAAAAAGCTTGGATTTGGCGATATTGGGAGCGTTTATTTGGCAGAGTTAAGGGGGATGGGATGCTTGTTTGCAATGAAAGTAATGGACAAAGGGATGTTAGCTGGGCGGAAGAAGGTGATGAGAGCTCAAACTGAGAGGGAAATTTTGGGCTTGTTAGACCATCCGTTCCTCCCAACCCTTTATTCACATTTCGAAACAGAGAAGTTTTCGTGTTTGCTGATGGAGTTCTGTAGTGGAGGAGATCTTCATTTGCTCAGGCAGCGCCAGCCCGGCAAACATTTTACAGAACAAGCTGCAAg GTTTTATGTATCAGAGGTGTTGCTCGCCCTTGAGTATTTACACATGATGGGCGTTGTATACAGAGATTTAAAGCCTGAAAATGTTTTGGTGAGGGAAGATGGCCATATAATGCTGTCAGATTTTGATTTGTCGTTGAGATGTTGTGTTAGTCCCACCCTTTTAAGATCCAGCGATGAGCCATCTTGTGCTATCTCTTCATACTGTATCCAGCCATCATGCATTGATCCAGCGTGCAAATTACCTGTCTGTGTAGAGCCTTCATGCTTTCAACCTTCGTGTTTTAAGCCTCGTCTCCTCAACCAAAAAACAACCAAAACGAGAGGTGATCGTACACCCGTGGTGTCTGCTGGTTCACTTCCTGTGCTGGTCGCAGAGCCAACTGCAGCTCGATCTATGTCCTTTGTTGGAACACATGAATATTTAGCCCCAGAAATAATTAGAGGCGACGGTCATGGTAGTGCTGTTGATTGGTGGACATTTGGGATTTTTCTGTACGAGTTACTTCACGGGAAGACACCATTTAAAGGCAATGGAAATAGAGAGACATTATTTAATGTTGTCGGTCAACCTCTAAAGTTCCCTGAGGGATCAACAGTTAGTTTTGCTGCAAAAGATTTGATCCGAGGTCTACTTATGAAGGATCCTCAAAAAAGACTAGGATTTAAAAGAGGTGCTACAGAGATCAAACAACATCCTTTCTTTGAAAGCGTTAACTGGGCTCTCATTCGAAGTACTCATCCTCCAGAGATTCCTAAACCAGTTGATCTTACATTTTTTAAACAATCTTGCAAGTCATCGTCATATGCAAACGAGAAGGCTGCTTCTGATTCGGATAGATCATCTGGTCCTTATttagattttgaatttttctga
- the LOC107774806 gene encoding thaumatin-like protein — MKFSSISPTILLFLIWHFITSGKLGEVEACTIYINNKCPFPIWPATAPNAGHPVIANGSFYLPPGRIRRIGAPGDWSGRIWARTGCNFDDPTNHKPACETGDCDGKLECEGTIGLPPVTLVEMSIQFDKRQPSFYDVSLVDGYNLPVSVTSKPSASKCVIGSCSRNLNAMCPSELQVINDEGQVVACKSACLAFNLDSFCCRNKYGSPDKCKPSVYSSLFKKSCPSYVTYAFDTPSPVVGCSSDQFVITFCPDKWGTEQYSST; from the exons ATGAAGTTTTCATCGATATCTCCAACAATCCTTCTCTTCTTGATATGGCACTTCATTACATCAG GTAAACTCGGAGAGGTGGAGGCATGCACCATCTACATCAATAACAAATGCCCCTTTCCTATATGGCCAGCAACAGCTCCAAATGCAGGCCATCCAGTTATAGCAAACGGCAGCTTCTACCTTCCGCCAGGCCGAATTCGCAGAATCGGTGCCCCAGGGGATTGGAGCGGACGCATTTGGGCTCGAACTGGTTGCAATTTCGACGATCCCACCAATCACAAACCTGCCTGTGAAACTGGCGATTGTGACGGAAAACTCGAATGTGAAGGAACCATAGGCCTTCCTCCAGTTACACTAGTAGAAATGTCTATACAATTTGACAAAAGACAACCAAGTTTCTATGATGTGAGCTTAGTTGACGGATATAACCTCCCTGTTTCTGTAACATCAAAACCTTCAGCATCAAAGTGCGTCATTGGAAGTTGCTCGAGAAACTTGAATGCCATGTGCCCATCAGAGCTTCAG GTTATAAATGATGAAGGACAAGTGGTGGCGTGTAAAAGTGCTTGCTTGGCATTCAATCTCGACTCATTTTGTTGCAGGAACAAATATGGGAGCCCCGACAAATGCAAGCCAAGTGTGTACTCGAGTTTGTTCAAGAAATCTTGTCCCTCTTACGTTACTTATGCTTTTGACACACCTTCACCTGTGGTTGGCTGTTCATCCGATCAATTTGTCATAACTTTCTGTCCAGATAAATGGGGCACCGAACAATATTCGTCTACTTGA
- the LOC107774807 gene encoding glycerol-3-phosphate acyltransferase RAM2-like yields the protein MAKLDSNSPPKFPTIQQCESKGRENHTVVADMDGTLLVGRSSFPYFALVAFEVGGIFRLLFLVLASPFAGLLYYFISESAGIRVLIFATFVGMKVSDLESVARAVLPKFYFSDLHPETWRVFSSCGKRCVLTANPRIMVEPFLKEYLGADLVIGTEISAYKGRATGFVNKPGILVGENKAVALQKAFGSTSVPDIGLGDRKTDFPFMNLCKESYIVRPEPGVKPLNQDKLPKPIVFHDGRLVQKPSPLMALMIILWIPIGFLLACLRIAAGSLLPMPLVYYAFWALGVRVKVKGNPPPPAQKSTGQTGVLFICSHRTLLDPIFLSTALGRPIPAVTYSLSRLSEIISPIKTVRLSRDRVTDANMIKKLLEEGDLVICPEGTTCREPFLLRFSALFAELTDELVPVAMSNKMSMFHGTTARGWKGMDPFYFFMNPSPAYEVTFLNKLPYDLTCRAGKSSHDVANYIQRTIAATLSYECTNFTRKDKYSALAGNDGTVTTKPGLARKKVMGC from the exons ATGGCTAAATTAGATTCAAATTCTCCTCCTAAATTCCCAACAATCCAACAATGTGAATCAAAGGGGCGAGAAAACCACACAGTAGTAGCAGACATGGATGGAACTTTACTTGTTGGACGTAGCTCTTTCCCTTATTTTGCACTTGTTGCCTTTGAAGTTGGTGGTATTTTTAGGCTTCTTTTTTTAGTATTAGCATCTCCTTTTGCTGGACTTCTCTACTATTTCATCTCCGAATCCGCAGGCATAAGAGTCTTAATTTTTGCAACATTTGTTGGGATGAAAGTGTCCGATCTCGAGTCCGTGGCTCGTGCTGTTTTGCCTAAATTCTATTTTAGCGACTTGCACCCTGAGACATGGCGTGTTTTCTCGTCATGTGGGAAAAGATGTGTTCTTACAGCGAATCCTAGGATTATGGTTGAACCATTTTTGAAGGAATATTTAGGCGCTGATTTGGTTATTGGGACAGAGATATCTGCGTATAAAGGAAGAGCCACTGGGTTTGTGAATAAACCTGGAATTCTTGTAGGTGAAAATAAGGCTGTGGCACTTCAAAAGGCCTTTGGTTCTACATCTGTACCTGATATTGGACTTGGTGATCGCAAGACTGATTTTCCCTTCATGAATTTATGCAAG GAAAGCTACATAGTACGACCAGAACCTGGTGTGAAGCCTTTGAACCAAGACAAATTACCAAAGCCTATAGTTTTCCACGACGGCCGACTTGTTCAAAAACCAAGTCCTTTAATGGCACTTATGATAATTCTTTGGATCCCAATTGGTTTCCTCTTAGCATGCTTGCGCATAGCCGCTGGCTCGCTCCTACCGATGCCACTAGTCTATTACGCTTTTTGGGCTCTTGGTGTTCGAGTCAAAGTCAAAGGCAACCCACCTCCTCCGGCCCAAAAATCCACGGGCCAAACCGGGGTCTTATTCATTTGCTCTCATCGAACTCTTCTCGACCCAATTTTCCTATCAACAGCCCTTGGCCGGCCCATACCTGCAGTCACATATTCATTGTCACGGCTATCTGAGATTATTTCACCTATTAAAACGGTTCGTCTTAGCCGTGATCGTGTAACGGATGCTAATATGATCAAGAAATTGTTAGAAGAAGGTGATTTGGTTATATGCCCCGAAGGGACAACGTGTAGGGAACCATTTTTACTTAGATTTTCGGCCTTATTTGCAGAATTGACCGATGAACTTGTTCCTGTTGCTATGTCTAATAAAATGAGCATGTTCCATGGCACGACGGCTAGAGGATGGAAAGGAATGGAcccattttattttttcatgAATCCCAGTCCTGCATATGAAGTGACATTTTTGAATAAATTGCCATATGACTTGACTTGTAGAGCTGGAAAATCAAGTCACGATGTGGCGAATTATATACAGAGGACAATCGCCGCAACATTATCGTATGAGTGCACTAATTTTACTAGGAAGGATAAGTACAGTGCTTTGGCTGGAAATGATGGAACTGTGACAACAAAACCAGGACTTGCACGCAAGAAAGTGATGGGCTGCTAA